One genomic segment of Styela clava chromosome 3, kaStyClav1.hap1.2, whole genome shotgun sequence includes these proteins:
- the LOC120342649 gene encoding uncharacterized protein LOC120342649 isoform X2 — MSSTTAHDIQYMQTGREDSVGTEMKPLNDESTQNFSQIIDPPRKPVATGRKYSFESSDDDILTSDDDADYHLSSTTSSDDETIASGGLSSSTDLTVNKNLTNIASSTNKNDDVINKSSLLKLPSTPRNQLQQKSNPTRSSFMDVVNEIYDETTDIPAQNRLGPKPWLMRRTLLPKPKGNYQVSDIDFGFRPKQQQTVKATPKQEPKSSVNQPTIPDTVTKLTPVTKPDSAPAPSTNQQPSQTIDEPLYSVPTSRGRISSGSTGNVISDNEKPTKYPSETDTGFVSNASSNPSPSNSSQNISRLPSSDEKSLVADKKNAQELARAAIQALSLSKNILQDMEKEKDKVDPRDPDTIYDEVALSPMTSDKRNVYDDVPAHDDVNRKDNKRTVISVPVFKPPPPPTRNDKNNVISSEPIYDITRQAPRNVSSGAVDLMYQLFGKDMTGYNQTNTHYGRPASVKSVTFEDDIKPPDDGFPSRPSSRAGSVYSEWSDCTINLPEAPESEASTLPRNTAVDFPTYPQIGFSNLPPNNQMPNLPHQTPQQFPPQYPPTQNPPYRLQDPSRFPPNYPQVPNQYPNPNGAYNPRNPMFPQQGTFSPPQGPFTPTQGPYPPNSVYGSTANPSIRSPIYGSRNPYQAMDPHMGPYSRPPQHAFSPPRHWGGFSPPQHQRHHHEHFHKRGRTHTRGGGRRRGRRSRRPRYSDDEDFSRSPSPLRHQYRDVINAEKIAGKSYLDGYKAALKDAVITFAERQGLKQITNTADHKEDRIHGRLRRAISAGRIHELPDNVELGDIRKAFAVKQEKSYSDDDIDDVIGNFDDVLGHPDDFIIPSSGRPHSRNGSPQRNKRRRHQRYYRDDDVIDDDFSGSEHGESCDCSECEEEFEIAARFHEGEMMTSRPRHSNEQGRGRVTNDNPRSSPRMQGLRQRYMESLESSASTARAPVRASQDDPRDGSQGFQPHDNRRMRQNHEVVQPNMQGPRFRNDPHNSNFHGPPMTSYNQRGGYRAAPPMDWNRRKRVQFGYQ, encoded by the exons ATGTCTTCGACAACGGCTCATGACATTCAATACATGCAGACTGGTCGCGAGGATAGCGTCGGAACTGAAAT GAAACCTTTAAATGACGAATCAACCCAGAACTTTTCCCAAATTATCGATCCTCCCCGGAAACCCGTGGCAACAGGAAGAAAATATAGTTTCGAATCTTCGGATGACGACATTTTGACGTCAGACGATGACGCAGATTATCATTTATCTTCCACGACTTCCAGTGATGACGAAACAATCGCAAGCGGTGGGCTTTCATCTTCCACTGACCTCACTGTAAACAAAAATCTAACTAACATTGCGTCATCAACAAACAAAAacgatgacgtcataaataagTCGTCATTACTCAAGCTACCATCAACACCACGTAAtcagttgcaacaaaaatctAATCCGACGAGATCATCCTTTATGGACGTAGTGAACGAGATCTATGACGAAACAACGGACATACCTGCCCAGAACAGACTCGGGCCAAAACCATGGCTGATGAGGCGAACGCTACTGCCCAAACCGAAGGGAAATTACCAAGTGAGCGATATAGATTTCGGCTTCAGACCCAAACAACAGCAGACAG TGAAAGCAACTCCAAAACAAGAACCAAAATCTTCAGTTAACCAACCTACGATACCGGATACCGTTACGAAATTGACTCCTGTTACCAAACCGGATAGTGCACCTGCACCATCAACCAACCAGCAACCTTCTCAAACCATAGACGAACCTTTGTATTCTGTACCGACATCTCGAGGACGGATTTCTAGCGGAAGTACTGGAAATGTAATCAGCGATAATGAAAA GCCAACGAAATATCCATCAGAAACAGACACTGGATTTGTATCGAACGCGTCATCAAACCCGTCGCCTAGCAACAGTTCTCAAAACATTTCGAGACTGCCCTCTAGTGACGAA AAATCACTGGTCGCCGACAAAAAGAACGCACAGGAGCTGGCGAGAGCTGCTATCCAAGCTTTATCGCTGTCGAAGAATATTCTGCAAGATATGGAGAAAGAAAAAG ACAAAGTTGATCCTCGTGACCCGGACACCATATATGACGAAGTTGCTCTTTCACCCATGACGTCGGATAAACGAAACGTATATGATGACGTACCAGCCCACGATGACGTCAATCGAAAAGATAACAAAAGAACAGTAATATCGGTTCCAGTTTTCAAGCCTCCTCCCCCTCCAACAAGAAATGATAAGAACAACGTCATTTCCTCTGAGCCAATCTATGACATCACAAG ACAGGCACCTAGGAATGTGTCCAGCGGAGCAGTGGATCTCATGTATCAGTTGTTTGGGAAAGACATGACCGGATATAACCAAACAAATACTCACTATGGAAGGCCAGCGAGTGTCAAGTCTGTCACATTTGAAGACGACATAAAACCGCCAG ACGACGGTTTCCCATCTCGACCTTCTAGTCGGGCTGGTTCAGTCTACAGCGAATGGAGTGACTGCACGATCAATCTCCCAGAAGCCCCTGAATCAGAAGCCTCCACTCTTCCTAGAAACACCGCTGTTGACTTCCCCACATACCCACAAATAGGATTCTCAAACTTACCCCCAAATAATCAAATGCCAAACTTACCCCATCAAACCCCACAGCAATTTCCGCCCCAGTATCCCCCAACTCAAAATCCCCCATATCGCCTCCAAGACCCCTCCAGATTCCCTCCCAACTATCCCCAGGTTCCGAATCAATACCCGAATCCCAATGGAGCTTACAACCCACGTAACCCCATGTTTCCACAACAAGGCACTTTTTCTCCTCCCCAGGGGCCATTTACACCCACACAGGGCCCATATCCCCCAAATTCGGTTTATGGCTCGACGGCTAATCCCTCGATACGGAGCCCAATTTATGGGTCCCGTAACCCGTACCAAGCAATGGACCCGCACATGGGGCCATACTCTCGGCCCCCACAACATGCTTTTTCACCCCCACGGCACTGGGGGGGATTTTCCCCTCCTCAACATCAACGTCACCACCACGAACATTTTCATAAACGTGGAAGGACACACACACGAGGCGGCGGGAGACGTAGAGGTCGAAGGTCACGACGACCTCGCTATAGCGACGATGAAGATTTTTCACGATCTCCGTCACCATTGCGTCATCAGTATCGTGACGTCATCAACGCAGAAAAGATTGCTGGAAAATCGTACTTGGATGGATATAAAGCTGCGTTGAAGGACGCGGTGATCACATTTGCAGAGAGACAGGGATTGAAGCAGATAACTAACACTGCCG ATCACAAAGAAGATCGAATTCACGGGCGTCTTCGCCGAGCAATATCAGCTGGTCGAATACATGAGCTGCCGGATAATGTGGAACTCGGGGATATAAGAAAAGCATTTGCCGTCAAACAAGAAAAATCCTACTCTGATGACGACATAGATGACGTCATtggcaattttgatgacgtgttgGGTCACCCAGATGACTTCATCATTCCATCATCGGGTCGTCCTCATTCTCGAAACGGAAGTCCACAAAGAAACAAAAGACGACGTCATCAACGTTACTATAGAGATGATGACGTAATCGATGACGATTTTTCTGGTAGTGAGCATGGAGAATCTTGCGATTGTTCAGAATGTGAAGAAGAGTTTGAAATTGCAGCAAGGTTTCATGAGGGGGAAATGATGACGTCTCGTCCACGTCATTCAAATGAGCAGGGTAGAGGTCGAGTGACGAACGACAATCCGAGGTCTTCTCCAAGGATGCAGGGACTGAGACAGAGATACATGGAGTCGTTG GAATCATCAGCCAGCACAGCCCGGGCCCCTGTTCGGGCAAGTCAAGATGATCCGCGAGATGGCAGCCAAGGGTTTCAACCACATGATAATCGCAGAATGAGACAAAACCATGAAGTCGTCCAGCCGAACATGCAAGGACCAAGGTTTAGAAACG ATCCTCACAACTCGAATTTCCACGGGCCACCGATGACGTCATACAATCAACGAGGAGGCTACAGAGCAGCGCCACCTATGGATTGGAACCGTAGAAAACGA GTTCAGTTTGGATATCAATAA
- the LOC120342649 gene encoding uncharacterized protein LOC120342649 isoform X1, whose amino-acid sequence MSSTTAHDIQYMQTGREDSVGTEMKPLNDESTQNFSQIIDPPRKPVATGRKYSFESSDDDILTSDDDADYHLSSTTSSDDETIASGGLSSSTDLTVNKNLTNIASSTNKNDDVINKSSLLKLPSTPRNQLQQKSNPTRSSFMDVVNEIYDETTDIPAQNRLGPKPWLMRRTLLPKPKGNYQVSDIDFGFRPKQQQTVKATPKQEPKSSVNQPTIPDTVTKLTPVTKPDSAPAPSTNQQPSQTIDEPLYSVPTSRGRISSGSTGNVISDNEKPTKYPSETDTGFVSNASSNPSPSNSSQNISRLPSSDEVSKDDFYKIAFVNPSVQTSPSYSTRSISRLPSSDEKSLVADKKNAQELARAAIQALSLSKNILQDMEKEKDKVDPRDPDTIYDEVALSPMTSDKRNVYDDVPAHDDVNRKDNKRTVISVPVFKPPPPPTRNDKNNVISSEPIYDITRQAPRNVSSGAVDLMYQLFGKDMTGYNQTNTHYGRPASVKSVTFEDDIKPPDDGFPSRPSSRAGSVYSEWSDCTINLPEAPESEASTLPRNTAVDFPTYPQIGFSNLPPNNQMPNLPHQTPQQFPPQYPPTQNPPYRLQDPSRFPPNYPQVPNQYPNPNGAYNPRNPMFPQQGTFSPPQGPFTPTQGPYPPNSVYGSTANPSIRSPIYGSRNPYQAMDPHMGPYSRPPQHAFSPPRHWGGFSPPQHQRHHHEHFHKRGRTHTRGGGRRRGRRSRRPRYSDDEDFSRSPSPLRHQYRDVINAEKIAGKSYLDGYKAALKDAVITFAERQGLKQITNTADHKEDRIHGRLRRAISAGRIHELPDNVELGDIRKAFAVKQEKSYSDDDIDDVIGNFDDVLGHPDDFIIPSSGRPHSRNGSPQRNKRRRHQRYYRDDDVIDDDFSGSEHGESCDCSECEEEFEIAARFHEGEMMTSRPRHSNEQGRGRVTNDNPRSSPRMQGLRQRYMESLESSASTARAPVRASQDDPRDGSQGFQPHDNRRMRQNHEVVQPNMQGPRFRNDPHNSNFHGPPMTSYNQRGGYRAAPPMDWNRRKRVQFGYQ is encoded by the exons ATGTCTTCGACAACGGCTCATGACATTCAATACATGCAGACTGGTCGCGAGGATAGCGTCGGAACTGAAAT GAAACCTTTAAATGACGAATCAACCCAGAACTTTTCCCAAATTATCGATCCTCCCCGGAAACCCGTGGCAACAGGAAGAAAATATAGTTTCGAATCTTCGGATGACGACATTTTGACGTCAGACGATGACGCAGATTATCATTTATCTTCCACGACTTCCAGTGATGACGAAACAATCGCAAGCGGTGGGCTTTCATCTTCCACTGACCTCACTGTAAACAAAAATCTAACTAACATTGCGTCATCAACAAACAAAAacgatgacgtcataaataagTCGTCATTACTCAAGCTACCATCAACACCACGTAAtcagttgcaacaaaaatctAATCCGACGAGATCATCCTTTATGGACGTAGTGAACGAGATCTATGACGAAACAACGGACATACCTGCCCAGAACAGACTCGGGCCAAAACCATGGCTGATGAGGCGAACGCTACTGCCCAAACCGAAGGGAAATTACCAAGTGAGCGATATAGATTTCGGCTTCAGACCCAAACAACAGCAGACAG TGAAAGCAACTCCAAAACAAGAACCAAAATCTTCAGTTAACCAACCTACGATACCGGATACCGTTACGAAATTGACTCCTGTTACCAAACCGGATAGTGCACCTGCACCATCAACCAACCAGCAACCTTCTCAAACCATAGACGAACCTTTGTATTCTGTACCGACATCTCGAGGACGGATTTCTAGCGGAAGTACTGGAAATGTAATCAGCGATAATGAAAA GCCAACGAAATATCCATCAGAAACAGACACTGGATTTGTATCGAACGCGTCATCAAACCCGTCGCCTAGCAACAGTTCTCAAAACATTTCGAGACTGCCCTCTAGTGACGAAGTTAGTAAAGATGATTTTTACAAAATAGCTTTTGTCAACCCTTCTGTACAGACCTCCCCAAGTTATAGTACCCGGAGTATTTCAAGACTGCCATCTAGCGATGAA AAATCACTGGTCGCCGACAAAAAGAACGCACAGGAGCTGGCGAGAGCTGCTATCCAAGCTTTATCGCTGTCGAAGAATATTCTGCAAGATATGGAGAAAGAAAAAG ACAAAGTTGATCCTCGTGACCCGGACACCATATATGACGAAGTTGCTCTTTCACCCATGACGTCGGATAAACGAAACGTATATGATGACGTACCAGCCCACGATGACGTCAATCGAAAAGATAACAAAAGAACAGTAATATCGGTTCCAGTTTTCAAGCCTCCTCCCCCTCCAACAAGAAATGATAAGAACAACGTCATTTCCTCTGAGCCAATCTATGACATCACAAG ACAGGCACCTAGGAATGTGTCCAGCGGAGCAGTGGATCTCATGTATCAGTTGTTTGGGAAAGACATGACCGGATATAACCAAACAAATACTCACTATGGAAGGCCAGCGAGTGTCAAGTCTGTCACATTTGAAGACGACATAAAACCGCCAG ACGACGGTTTCCCATCTCGACCTTCTAGTCGGGCTGGTTCAGTCTACAGCGAATGGAGTGACTGCACGATCAATCTCCCAGAAGCCCCTGAATCAGAAGCCTCCACTCTTCCTAGAAACACCGCTGTTGACTTCCCCACATACCCACAAATAGGATTCTCAAACTTACCCCCAAATAATCAAATGCCAAACTTACCCCATCAAACCCCACAGCAATTTCCGCCCCAGTATCCCCCAACTCAAAATCCCCCATATCGCCTCCAAGACCCCTCCAGATTCCCTCCCAACTATCCCCAGGTTCCGAATCAATACCCGAATCCCAATGGAGCTTACAACCCACGTAACCCCATGTTTCCACAACAAGGCACTTTTTCTCCTCCCCAGGGGCCATTTACACCCACACAGGGCCCATATCCCCCAAATTCGGTTTATGGCTCGACGGCTAATCCCTCGATACGGAGCCCAATTTATGGGTCCCGTAACCCGTACCAAGCAATGGACCCGCACATGGGGCCATACTCTCGGCCCCCACAACATGCTTTTTCACCCCCACGGCACTGGGGGGGATTTTCCCCTCCTCAACATCAACGTCACCACCACGAACATTTTCATAAACGTGGAAGGACACACACACGAGGCGGCGGGAGACGTAGAGGTCGAAGGTCACGACGACCTCGCTATAGCGACGATGAAGATTTTTCACGATCTCCGTCACCATTGCGTCATCAGTATCGTGACGTCATCAACGCAGAAAAGATTGCTGGAAAATCGTACTTGGATGGATATAAAGCTGCGTTGAAGGACGCGGTGATCACATTTGCAGAGAGACAGGGATTGAAGCAGATAACTAACACTGCCG ATCACAAAGAAGATCGAATTCACGGGCGTCTTCGCCGAGCAATATCAGCTGGTCGAATACATGAGCTGCCGGATAATGTGGAACTCGGGGATATAAGAAAAGCATTTGCCGTCAAACAAGAAAAATCCTACTCTGATGACGACATAGATGACGTCATtggcaattttgatgacgtgttgGGTCACCCAGATGACTTCATCATTCCATCATCGGGTCGTCCTCATTCTCGAAACGGAAGTCCACAAAGAAACAAAAGACGACGTCATCAACGTTACTATAGAGATGATGACGTAATCGATGACGATTTTTCTGGTAGTGAGCATGGAGAATCTTGCGATTGTTCAGAATGTGAAGAAGAGTTTGAAATTGCAGCAAGGTTTCATGAGGGGGAAATGATGACGTCTCGTCCACGTCATTCAAATGAGCAGGGTAGAGGTCGAGTGACGAACGACAATCCGAGGTCTTCTCCAAGGATGCAGGGACTGAGACAGAGATACATGGAGTCGTTG GAATCATCAGCCAGCACAGCCCGGGCCCCTGTTCGGGCAAGTCAAGATGATCCGCGAGATGGCAGCCAAGGGTTTCAACCACATGATAATCGCAGAATGAGACAAAACCATGAAGTCGTCCAGCCGAACATGCAAGGACCAAGGTTTAGAAACG ATCCTCACAACTCGAATTTCCACGGGCCACCGATGACGTCATACAATCAACGAGGAGGCTACAGAGCAGCGCCACCTATGGATTGGAACCGTAGAAAACGA GTTCAGTTTGGATATCAATAA
- the LOC144420935 gene encoding arf-GAP with GTPase, ANK repeat and PH domain-containing protein 1-like → MSSTTAHDIQYMQTGREDSVGTEMKPLNDESTQNFSQIIDPPRKPVATGRKYSFESSDDDILTSDDDADYHLSSTTSSDDETIASGGLSSSTDLTVNKNLTNIASSTNKNNDVINKSSLLKLPSTPRNQLQQKSNPTRSSFMDVVNEIYDETTDIPAQNRLGPKPWLMRRTLLPKPKGNYQVSDIDFGFRPKQQHTVKATPKQEPKSPVNQPTIPDTVTKLTPVTKPDSAPAPSTNQQPSQTIDEPLYSVPTSRGRISSGSTRNVISDNEKPTKYPSETDIGFVSIYFEFHLVSMDGNIWYFSCPTSYERDQWVLVIEQQIMNVLQNGASSKNKTDCTMMTPVDMEVFRSIPGNDTCVDCDCPNPTWASLNLGCMMCIQCSGIHRNLGSHVSRVRSIELDDWPIECSAVMKQVGNRVCNSVYEANVGRFIKPTPHSTREEREVFIRDKYIHKKFVSSLPAECDVGATICEAISSANMRLLVQMLSHATPSDINAPATRDHRAALHIAAYHGDLAMLQLLLWNKADVRQRTATGETAAMITEHRGHQECHRVLSSSVPHDRLSVLHDQANNSPASLTSSASSLSIATLPSENALIPAVNHDHGYYSNEMNTRPNINYMYTSAI, encoded by the exons ATGTCTTCGACAACGGCTCATGACATTCAATACATGCAGACTGGTCGCGAGGATAGCGTCGGAACTGAAAT GAAACCTTTAAATGACGAATCAACCCAGAACTTTTCCCAAATTATCGATCCTCCCCGGAAACCCGTGGCAACAGGAAGAAAATATAGTTTCGAATCTTCGGATGACGACATTTTGACGTCAGACGATGACGCAGATTATCATTTATCTTCCACAACTTCCAGTGATGACGAAACAATCGCAAGCGGTGGGCTTTCATCTTCCACTGACCTCACTGTAAACAAAAATCTAACTAACATTGCGTCatcaacaaacaaaaacaatgacgtcataaataagTCGTCATTACTCAAGCTACCATCAACACCACGTAAtcagttgcaacaaaaatctAATCCGACGAGATCATCCTTTATGGACGTAGTGAACGAGATCTATGACGAAACAACGGACATACCTGCCCAGAACAGACTCGGGCCAAAACCATGGTTGATGAGGCGAACGCTACTGCCCAAACCGAAGGGAAATTACCAAGTGAGCGATATAGATTTCGGCTTCAGACCCAAACAACAGCACACAG TGAAAGCAACTCCAAAACAAGAACCAAAATCTCCGGTTAACCAACCTACGATACCGGATACCGTTACGAAATTGACTCCTGTTACCAAACCGGATAGTGCACCGGCACCATCAACCAACCAGCAACCTTCTCAAACCATAGACGAACCTTTGTACTCTGTACCGACATCTCGAGGACGGATTTCTAGCGGAAGTACTCGAAATGTAATCAGCGATAATGAAAA GCCAACGAAATATCCATCAGAAACAGACATTGGATTTGTATCGATTT aCTTTGAGTTCCATCTTGTGTCCATGGACGGGAATATCTGGTATTTCTCATGCCCGACGTCGTACGAGAGAGACCAGTGGGTGCTTGTAATTGAGCAACAGATAATGAACGTTCTACAGAATGGAGCATCAAGCAAAAATAAG ACTGACTGCACGATGATGACACCCGTTGATATGGAAGTGTTTCGTAGCATTCCTGGTAACGATACATGCGTGGATTGTGACTGTCCGAATCCTACGTGGGCTTCTCTCAATCTTGGATGTATGATGTGCATTCAGTGCTCGGGGATTCACAGAAATCTGGGGTCACATGTTTCAAGAGTTAGATCTATAG AACTTGATGATTGGCCGATAGAATGCAGTGCAGTAATGAAGCAAGTTGGAAACCGAGTTTGTAATTCAGTCTATGAAGCAAATGTGGGCAGATTTATTAAACCTACTCCACATTCAACAAG GGAGGAACGAGAAGTATTCATCCGtgacaaatatattcataaaaagtTCGTCTCCTCACTCCCCGCAGAATGCGACGTTGGAGCCACTATTTGTGAAGCAATCTCTAGCGCCAACATGCGGCTGTTGGTTCAAATGCTCTCACATGCGACACCTAGTGACATAAATGCACCAGCGACGAGAGACCATCGTGCCGCGTTACATATTGCTGCTTACCATGGAGATCTTGCTATGCTGCAACTCTTACTCTGG AATAAGGCTGACGTACGTCAACGAACAGCAACGGGAGAGACAGCTGCTATGATAACCGAACATCGAGGCCACCAGGAGTGCCATAGAGTTCTATCATCATCTGTTCCACATGACAGATTATCAGTCTTGCATGACCAAGCGAATAATTCTCCTGCGTCATTAACAAGCTCTGCATCATCGTTGTCAATAGCAACGTTGCCATCAGAGAACGCTTTGATTCCTGCAGTCAACCATGACCATGGTTACTATAGTAACGAAATGAACACCAGACCGAATATCAATTATATGTACACCAGTGCCATCTAG